The Caldanaerovirga acetigignens genome has a window encoding:
- a CDS encoding cell division protein FtsA, translating into MSGEVFALDIGTRTIVGVVLCKSGREFLIKDWEILEHETRAMYDGQVHDVELVADGVRRLKENLEGRLGYELKKAAVAAAGRSLVTIETRVEKRLLPYREIERDDIRNLTVEALEKAIESISGKSAKEGFIDYHCVGYSVVRWYLEGNPIENLLGQKGRSATIDIVATFLPRSVVEGLISVLKRCDLELENITLEPIAASSIAVPPSMRKLNIALVDIGAGTSDIAISKDGSIIAYGMVPTAGDEITEKICEAFLLDFQEGERVKRKLLDSTFVEFTDVLGIERRVETRQVMEAIKEAVWDLSAQIAGKILELNGKPPAAVICIGGGSLLPGLPEAIAANLEIPKERVGVKNLESTNFIKGGKVGLSGPFAITPVGIGVNAIEGTTLSFIKVWVNGEMVHVLGKDEPTVFQVLVQAGYPSSRILGLPGPALTFELNGKLKVVPGKLGVPAVITVDGRTASLDDRVKDGARIQIEEAKPGAPGRAWIRDFIKDEDKVFIFVNGRKISVEPHAFINGESASYDDEIPPDSSVEIKKPDLIVNDIFNIIDFDLGGFRGYLDIKVNGMPATLTTALESGDSVELSWKNIHG; encoded by the coding sequence ATGAGCGGAGAAGTTTTTGCACTTGATATCGGAACGAGGACAATAGTTGGGGTCGTTTTGTGCAAAAGTGGGAGAGAATTTTTAATAAAGGACTGGGAAATTTTAGAGCATGAAACGAGGGCGATGTACGATGGACAAGTGCATGATGTGGAACTTGTAGCCGATGGTGTCAGGCGCTTGAAAGAAAATCTAGAAGGCAGATTGGGTTATGAATTGAAAAAAGCTGCGGTGGCTGCCGCCGGTAGGAGTTTAGTTACGATCGAGACCAGGGTTGAAAAACGGCTCTTACCTTATAGAGAAATAGAAAGAGATGATATACGAAATCTTACGGTTGAGGCTTTGGAAAAGGCCATTGAATCAATTTCAGGGAAAAGCGCAAAAGAAGGATTTATTGACTATCATTGCGTTGGGTATAGCGTGGTCAGATGGTACCTGGAAGGGAATCCGATAGAAAATCTGCTGGGCCAGAAAGGGAGGAGTGCCACTATAGATATTGTTGCGACTTTTCTCCCGCGTTCGGTGGTTGAAGGCCTAATTTCTGTTTTAAAAAGATGTGACTTAGAATTGGAAAACATTACTTTGGAACCCATTGCTGCAAGTAGCATCGCGGTCCCTCCCAGCATGAGGAAGCTCAATATCGCCCTGGTTGATATAGGTGCGGGTACCTCGGACATAGCCATTTCGAAGGACGGGAGCATCATTGCCTACGGGATGGTTCCTACGGCTGGAGATGAGATAACGGAAAAAATATGCGAAGCATTTCTTTTGGACTTTCAGGAAGGGGAAAGAGTAAAAAGGAAGCTTCTGGACAGTACCTTCGTAGAATTCACGGATGTATTGGGGATTGAAAGGCGCGTGGAAACGAGGCAAGTAATGGAAGCGATAAAAGAGGCGGTTTGGGACCTCTCAGCCCAAATAGCGGGGAAGATTTTAGAGCTCAACGGAAAACCCCCGGCGGCGGTAATATGCATAGGAGGAGGGAGTTTGCTGCCTGGGCTTCCTGAAGCTATTGCGGCAAATCTGGAGATTCCAAAGGAAAGAGTAGGGGTCAAAAACTTAGAGTCCACAAACTTTATCAAAGGTGGCAAGGTAGGCTTATCTGGGCCCTTTGCCATAACGCCTGTGGGTATAGGTGTCAATGCGATAGAAGGTACAACCCTTTCCTTTATCAAGGTTTGGGTAAACGGCGAAATGGTGCATGTGCTGGGTAAAGACGAACCCACCGTTTTTCAAGTTTTAGTGCAGGCAGGATATCCTTCTTCGAGAATTTTAGGGCTGCCCGGTCCTGCTCTGACTTTTGAACTCAACGGAAAATTGAAAGTAGTGCCAGGAAAACTTGGGGTACCTGCGGTGATTACAGTGGATGGGCGTACAGCGAGCCTCGATGATCGTGTAAAAGACGGTGCGAGAATACAAATCGAAGAAGCAAAGCCTGGGGCACCAGGCAGAGCTTGGATTAGGGATTTTATAAAAGATGAGGACAAGGTCTTTATATTCGTCAATGGCAGAAAAATTTCAGTGGAACCGCATGCGTTCATCAATGGCGAGAGTGCCAGTTACGATGATGAGATACCCCCCGATTCGTCGGTGGAAATAAAAAAACCCGACCTCATCGTGAACGATATTTTCAATATAATAGACTTTGATTTAGGCGGATTCAGGGGATACCTGGACATAAAGGTAAACGGCATGCCGGCAACTTTGACTACTGCTCTAGAAAGCGGGGATTCGGTAGAGCTCTCATGGAAAAATATACACGGCTAA
- the minE gene encoding cell division topological specificity factor MinE, producing the protein MDFLRLFGRDDVSSKDIAKERLRLILVHDRANVSPQFLEMIKSRIINIISDYVDIEEEGLEIKLTRMKKDEDATVPALVANIPIKRIKHVVRA; encoded by the coding sequence ATGGATTTTCTTAGACTTTTTGGTAGAGATGATGTGTCAAGCAAAGATATAGCAAAAGAAAGATTAAGACTTATCCTGGTGCACGATAGGGCCAACGTTTCACCGCAATTCCTAGAAATGATAAAGAGCCGGATCATCAACATTATTTCAGACTATGTCGATATAGAAGAGGAAGGGCTGGAGATTAAGCTTACGAGAATGAAAAAGGATGAGGATGCGACCGTGCCCGCTTTGGTTGCTAACATACCCATAAAGAGGATAAAACATGTTGTCCGCGCTTAA
- the minD gene encoding septum site-determining protein MinD: MGQVIVITSGKGGVGKTTTTANIGTGLALLKHRKVVMIDADIGLRNLDVVMGLENRIVYDLVDVVQGVCRLKQALIRDKRFENLYLLPAAQTKDKTAVSPEQMKNLCDQLKEEFDYVLVDCPAGIEQGFKNAIAGAEKAIIVTTPEVSAVRDADRVIGLLEAAGFEEPQLIINRIRPDMVKRGDMMDIEDIIDILAIDLLGVIPEDERIVISTNRGEPAVADESSKAGQAYRNVTRRLEGENVPLMSLDVEPTLMEKIKMLFGLRVRR; encoded by the coding sequence ATGGGTCAGGTAATTGTAATTACTTCCGGGAAAGGAGGCGTGGGAAAAACCACCACGACTGCCAACATTGGGACTGGTCTTGCTCTTTTAAAGCACAGGAAGGTAGTGATGATCGACGCTGACATTGGACTTAGGAATCTGGATGTGGTTATGGGGTTGGAAAATCGCATCGTATACGATCTCGTTGATGTGGTGCAAGGCGTGTGCAGGCTGAAACAGGCTCTTATAAGGGACAAGCGCTTCGAAAACCTTTACCTTTTGCCTGCAGCTCAGACGAAGGACAAGACTGCAGTATCGCCTGAACAGATGAAAAATTTGTGCGACCAACTTAAGGAAGAATTCGATTACGTTTTGGTGGATTGTCCAGCAGGTATCGAGCAAGGTTTTAAAAATGCAATAGCCGGGGCGGAGAAAGCTATTATTGTTACGACGCCGGAAGTCTCTGCAGTTCGCGATGCCGACAGAGTAATAGGACTTCTTGAAGCCGCAGGTTTTGAAGAGCCTCAGCTTATAATTAACCGCATTAGGCCGGATATGGTAAAACGCGGCGATATGATGGATATTGAAGACATAATAGATATACTTGCTATCGACCTTTTAGGAGTAATTCCCGAAGACGAGCGAATAGTAATTTCTACTAACAGGGGTGAGCCAGCAGTCGCTGACGAAAGTTCGAAAGCAGGGCAAGCCTATAGGAATGTAACCCGCAGGTTAGAGGGGGAAAATGTACCTCTGATGTCGTTAGATGTAGAACCCACTTTGATGGAAAAAATTAAAATGCTTTTTGGCCTTAGGGTAAGAAGATAA
- the minC gene encoding septum site-determining protein MinC — translation MSQKMVVIKGTRDGISIILRRRSDFETVKNTILEKLQKGGDFFKGGEARLLIKEGHISQEEINQIEAMLKEYGLKLKKDHPLYTIQFPTPPLPETLILKKTLRSGQRISYGGNVVILGDVNPGSEVIAKGDILVFGTLRGMAHAGAEGDENSIVAAYRLQPIQLRIAGVISRPPEGKSTVPQVPEVAYLKDGVIVIEPYYFH, via the coding sequence ATGAGTCAAAAGATGGTAGTAATAAAGGGTACAAGGGATGGGATTTCAATAATATTGCGCCGCCGTTCGGATTTTGAAACCGTAAAAAATACAATTCTTGAAAAACTCCAAAAAGGAGGCGACTTTTTCAAAGGTGGCGAAGCGCGCCTTCTAATCAAAGAAGGACATATAAGCCAAGAAGAGATAAATCAGATTGAGGCGATGTTGAAAGAATACGGCTTAAAACTTAAGAAAGACCATCCGCTTTATACCATTCAATTCCCAACACCTCCGTTGCCTGAAACCCTAATTTTGAAAAAAACCTTGCGCTCGGGACAGAGAATTTCGTATGGCGGCAATGTGGTTATATTAGGCGATGTAAATCCAGGAAGCGAAGTGATAGCGAAAGGGGATATCTTGGTTTTCGGCACGCTGCGAGGCATGGCGCATGCGGGAGCGGAGGGGGATGAAAACTCGATAGTTGCGGCGTACAGGTTGCAGCCTATTCAGCTCAGGATAGCCGGAGTTATTTCAAGACCACCGGAGGGGAAAAGTACAGTTCCGCAGGTGCCAGAAGTGGCCTATTTGAAAGACGGTGTCATAGTAATTGAACCCTATTATTTTCATTAA
- the mrdA gene encoding penicillin-binding protein 2 — protein sequence MDVKKMEKRLHIFTWIAVGVFLFLSIGLFMLQIIHGAEYEKLAQENRIRIVPVTAPRGVFKDRNGKELVNSKPSYTVSYMNVNSTPEEQEKVFKVLSEILKIPEITQIVKEKYTVGENGEIVLEKLPLYDVNGDGKVGAGDIEVIDERTQKGVGIKSIEASTGKVILDAPKDATVLVSYSYHTLKNKIRDLGYKKYMPVRLKTNVDMETVAKIEERRLPGVYIEVEPIRNYVYGSLAAHVFGYVGEINQEELKALRDKGYRLGDLVGKMGLEKVLEPYLKGEDGGRQVEVTATGKPIRTLGEKPATPGATVNLTLDLKLQQVAEKALEEQLKKLQTNKRNPLPNAKRGAVVVLNVKTGEVLAMASYPSFDPNMFARGITQKEWESLANNPLRPMVNIAISEVYPPGSVFKMVTATAALEEKVTDENEKIRDPGVYWTIAPKKDWKPGGHGIVDIVKAIAESCNIYFYEMGRRLGIDTIEKYARMYGLGKQTGIELPGEKSGNVASREYKQKAFNRAEDKIWYPAETLDAAIGQGYHQYTPLQIATYISAIANEGYWMKPYLVKSIVDSKGNVIYERKPEVAGKVQVSKKTFEIIKRGMRGVVLPGGTAYSVFSDFPIAIGAKTGTAQWDVKKTPHGWFVAFAPFDDPEVAVVVFIEQAGSGGTTGGPVAKAVLSAYFNLDLGQEEKDGSGENSGVRVVE from the coding sequence GTGGATGTTAAGAAAATGGAGAAAAGGTTGCACATATTCACGTGGATTGCGGTGGGAGTTTTTCTTTTTCTGAGCATAGGCCTGTTCATGCTCCAGATAATCCACGGTGCTGAATACGAAAAACTCGCCCAGGAAAATAGAATCAGGATAGTGCCTGTCACGGCGCCGAGAGGAGTTTTTAAAGATAGAAACGGCAAAGAATTGGTTAACAGTAAGCCGAGCTATACCGTTTCTTACATGAACGTAAATTCAACCCCTGAAGAACAGGAAAAGGTATTCAAAGTATTGAGTGAGATCTTAAAAATACCCGAAATCACTCAGATTGTGAAAGAAAAATACACTGTGGGTGAAAATGGAGAGATAGTTTTGGAAAAGCTCCCGCTATATGACGTAAACGGCGACGGAAAGGTGGGTGCGGGCGACATCGAAGTGATTGACGAAAGAACACAGAAAGGCGTCGGCATAAAGAGCATCGAGGCCTCCACGGGCAAGGTAATTCTCGATGCCCCTAAAGATGCGACGGTGCTCGTTTCATACTCTTATCACACTCTGAAGAATAAAATAAGGGACCTGGGATATAAAAAGTACATGCCGGTCAGGCTGAAGACCAATGTCGATATGGAGACGGTGGCAAAAATCGAGGAAAGACGGCTTCCCGGCGTTTATATCGAAGTGGAACCCATAAGAAATTATGTCTATGGAAGCCTTGCAGCTCATGTCTTCGGTTACGTAGGAGAAATTAATCAGGAAGAGCTGAAAGCCCTCAGGGATAAGGGTTACCGGCTCGGGGATCTGGTGGGCAAGATGGGGCTGGAAAAGGTATTGGAGCCGTATTTAAAAGGCGAGGACGGAGGCCGGCAGGTAGAGGTGACGGCGACGGGAAAACCCATACGCACTCTCGGTGAAAAGCCGGCGACTCCGGGAGCTACGGTCAATCTTACGTTAGACCTGAAACTGCAGCAAGTGGCAGAAAAGGCCTTGGAAGAACAGCTTAAAAAGCTTCAGACGAACAAAAGAAATCCACTGCCCAACGCCAAAAGAGGGGCGGTTGTGGTATTGAATGTCAAAACGGGAGAAGTGCTGGCCATGGCCAGCTACCCGAGTTTTGACCCCAACATGTTTGCGAGGGGGATAACCCAGAAGGAGTGGGAAAGCCTGGCCAACAATCCCTTGAGGCCTATGGTGAATATAGCTATATCTGAAGTATACCCGCCCGGTTCGGTTTTTAAAATGGTCACGGCCACAGCAGCATTGGAGGAAAAGGTGACCGATGAAAATGAGAAGATTCGCGACCCGGGAGTTTACTGGACAATAGCGCCGAAAAAAGACTGGAAACCCGGAGGGCACGGCATCGTCGACATAGTAAAGGCCATTGCCGAATCCTGTAACATCTATTTTTATGAAATGGGAAGGAGGCTCGGCATAGATACCATAGAAAAATATGCAAGGATGTATGGCCTGGGGAAACAGACTGGAATCGAACTTCCCGGTGAGAAATCAGGAAATGTGGCAAGCAGGGAATACAAGCAAAAGGCCTTCAATAGAGCCGAGGACAAGATATGGTATCCTGCTGAAACCTTGGATGCAGCGATAGGACAGGGCTACCACCAGTATACGCCCCTTCAAATAGCGACTTATATTTCTGCAATCGCCAACGAGGGTTACTGGATGAAGCCGTATCTTGTAAAGAGCATTGTGGACTCAAAAGGAAATGTGATTTATGAGAGGAAACCCGAGGTTGCGGGCAAAGTTCAGGTGTCGAAGAAGACTTTTGAAATCATAAAAAGGGGCATGAGGGGGGTCGTGCTGCCGGGAGGAACGGCCTACTCCGTTTTTTCTGATTTCCCTATTGCCATTGGAGCAAAAACTGGAACGGCCCAATGGGATGTAAAAAAGACACCCCACGGCTGGTTTGTGGCTTTCGCACCTTTTGATGATCCAGAGGTGGCTGTTGTAGTATTCATAGAGCAGGCTGGATCTGGAGGAACTACTGGAGGCCCCGTGGCCAAGGCTGTGTTGAGTGCTTATTTTAATCTAGATTTGGGACAAGAAGAAAAGGACGGCAGTGGAGAAAATTCCGGAGTTCGGGTTGTCGAATGA
- the mreD gene encoding rod shape-determining protein MreD produces the protein MRVLAYFAIAVLLMAAQSTLGVLFQIGTIKPDFVLVLVLCVALIKGENAGAVYGLTIGLLEDIVYGSFLGFNALIKFLTGYVVGYGTRDLFKGPVALTMGFVFVGTLLYNLVFLLAYWVFVPGYTTGLLVPKAVSSAFYNALIAPFVYAAVMRLEKFLNFYFETKY, from the coding sequence TTGAGAGTACTTGCCTATTTCGCGATAGCTGTTTTGCTGATGGCAGCCCAGTCCACCCTGGGAGTGCTTTTTCAAATCGGCACCATTAAACCCGATTTCGTACTGGTATTGGTGCTTTGCGTGGCGTTAATTAAGGGAGAGAATGCGGGAGCCGTATACGGCCTTACAATAGGACTTCTTGAGGATATAGTTTACGGAAGTTTTCTCGGATTTAACGCACTGATAAAGTTCCTGACCGGTTATGTGGTAGGTTACGGAACGAGAGATTTATTTAAAGGTCCCGTGGCGTTGACCATGGGCTTTGTTTTCGTTGGGACGCTGCTTTACAATCTGGTATTTTTGTTAGCGTACTGGGTTTTCGTCCCCGGGTACACCACCGGCCTTTTGGTGCCGAAAGCGGTATCTTCGGCCTTTTATAACGCGCTTATAGCCCCTTTTGTGTACGCGGCTGTTATGAGGCTGGAAAAATTTCTGAATTTTTATTTTGAGACGAAATATTAA
- the mreC gene encoding rod shape-determining protein MreC has product MWWFLLHLSRYKKAFFLIFIVVALSFAVNSTVHNRSLFGVLERPVIFFVKPLQEVFSWISHGVRKAVTSVSEVFYLKRENEALKKEVQELLEYKHKFLEYSAENARLRRMLEFKEKNLQYNMVAAEVIGRDPGNWFNVIIIDKGKKNGIMENMAVVTERGLVGYTMDVGDDWAKVLMLLDNRMSVSAMIQRTRDNGILKGNIAPAPPGCAKMVFLPADARIVKGDVVISSGLGGIVPKGILIGEVVEVKKESDNLTQYAIVKPAVDFQKLEEVFVIKGQRAVPGGE; this is encoded by the coding sequence CTTATATTTATAGTAGTTGCCCTGAGCTTTGCAGTAAATTCTACGGTTCACAACAGGTCTTTATTTGGTGTACTGGAGCGTCCTGTAATTTTCTTTGTAAAACCCTTGCAGGAAGTATTCTCATGGATTTCCCACGGGGTGAGGAAAGCCGTTACGTCGGTTTCCGAGGTGTTTTACCTAAAGAGGGAGAATGAGGCTTTAAAGAAAGAGGTACAAGAACTTTTAGAATACAAACATAAATTTTTAGAATACAGCGCAGAAAACGCAAGGCTTCGAAGAATGCTGGAGTTCAAGGAAAAAAATTTACAATACAATATGGTGGCTGCCGAAGTAATAGGTAGAGACCCTGGCAACTGGTTTAACGTAATAATTATCGATAAAGGGAAGAAAAACGGTATCATGGAAAATATGGCCGTAGTTACCGAGAGGGGCTTAGTCGGATACACGATGGACGTGGGGGATGATTGGGCTAAGGTGCTCATGCTTTTGGACAACAGAATGTCGGTGAGCGCGATGATACAGAGGACGAGGGATAACGGCATTCTCAAGGGCAATATCGCACCGGCTCCGCCCGGGTGCGCCAAAATGGTTTTTTTGCCGGCCGACGCCCGCATCGTGAAAGGGGATGTGGTCATATCCTCCGGTTTGGGAGGCATAGTGCCCAAGGGTATATTGATAGGAGAAGTAGTAGAAGTAAAAAAAGAATCGGATAATTTGACCCAGTACGCAATCGTAAAGCCAGCGGTGGATTTTCAAAAGTTGGAAGAAGTTTTCGTCATAAAAGGGCAAAGGGCCGTGCCGGGGGGTGAATAG